From the genome of Pukyongia salina, one region includes:
- a CDS encoding outer membrane beta-barrel protein has product MQLSIRNLALTIIGLFCLNSMAQDSIPSTIIDPVYREDQFYIGITYNVITDVPTDVSTRGLSGGLKFGYLRDMPLNERRNVAIAVGAGLVIDRFGQTLFIGESTNNETIFSVLDGEVDYNSNRFSTYTVEAPIELRWRTSTASSYKFWRIYTGFKIGYTYYYKATFKQTGNNVVQTDIPEYERLRLGASLCFGYNTFNFYAYYSINPFFKDAVTDTGQNVDFRTVKVGLMFYIL; this is encoded by the coding sequence ATGCAGTTGTCGATCAGAAATTTAGCGCTTACCATTATAGGGTTATTCTGCTTGAATAGTATGGCGCAGGATAGTATCCCCTCCACGATAATTGATCCGGTATATAGGGAGGATCAATTCTACATTGGGATTACCTATAACGTGATCACCGATGTTCCCACCGATGTTTCTACCAGAGGCCTCTCCGGGGGTTTGAAATTTGGCTATCTGCGGGATATGCCTTTAAATGAAAGACGCAACGTGGCTATTGCTGTTGGTGCTGGTTTGGTGATCGATAGGTTTGGGCAAACCCTGTTTATTGGGGAATCGACAAATAACGAAACCATTTTCAGTGTACTGGACGGAGAAGTCGATTATAACTCCAATCGATTTTCAACCTATACCGTTGAGGCTCCTATCGAATTAAGATGGCGAACCTCCACCGCCAGTTCATATAAATTCTGGAGGATCTATACCGGCTTCAAAATTGGCTATACTTATTACTACAAAGCTACTTTTAAACAAACCGGGAATAATGTAGTTCAAACAGATATCCCAGAATATGAAAGATTGCGCCTGGGAGCCAGCCTATGCTTTGGCTATAATACATTTAACTTCTATGCTTACTACAGCATAAACCCATTCTTCAAAGATGCTGTGACCGATACGGGCCAGAATGTCGATTTTAGAACTGTAAAGGTAGGATTGATGTTCTATATTCTATAA
- a CDS encoding ExbD/TolR family protein, whose amino-acid sequence MSKFKKKKGGELPAISTASLPDIVFMLLFFFMVVTVLRDNNLLVKNELPKADQVEKLKKDRAVYIYAGKPSSRYQEVFGTEGRIQIGDKYTSIENIGLALEEARRKLLPELQDKVYVALKVDKETNSGLVSDIKQVLRERNLLKIIYITTPGNDLGN is encoded by the coding sequence ATGTCAAAATTTAAAAAGAAAAAAGGCGGTGAATTACCCGCGATTTCAACAGCATCTTTGCCGGATATTGTATTTATGCTATTGTTCTTTTTCATGGTGGTAACGGTACTAAGAGACAATAACCTCCTTGTAAAGAATGAGCTTCCCAAAGCAGATCAGGTTGAAAAGCTGAAAAAGGATAGAGCCGTATATATTTATGCCGGGAAACCTAGTTCACGTTATCAGGAAGTCTTCGGAACAGAAGGTAGAATTCAGATAGGTGATAAGTATACAAGCATAGAGAATATAGGTTTAGCACTTGAAGAAGCCCGTCGTAAACTTTTACCCGAATTACAGGATAAGGTTTATGTGGCCTTAAAAGTTGATAAGGAAACGAATTCCGGTTTGGTAAGTGATATTAAACAGGTTTTAAGAGAGCGTAATCTCCTTAAAATCATCTATATCACCACTCCTGGAAATGATCTGGGTAATTAA
- a CDS encoding ExbD/TolR family protein, protein MGRRATPEVNAGSMADIAFLLLIFFLVTTTIEKDKGIARQLPPIEPPTEAPPLIKEKNLFIVNVNKDDQLLVEDNLMELKDLRKAAIDFLDNGGAPAGSPEYCSYCKGSRSSSSSDNPEKAVISVQNDRLTSYDMYIRVQNELVAAYNFLRDRESKRLYGENFVFTEISKQINEGSYKGNEEAAKEKLETIQKMYPLKLSEAEPKTKGQ, encoded by the coding sequence ATGGGCAGAAGAGCAACACCCGAGGTTAATGCAGGGTCCATGGCGGACATCGCCTTCCTTTTATTGATCTTTTTCCTGGTAACTACTACCATTGAGAAAGACAAAGGAATTGCGCGACAACTGCCACCCATTGAACCTCCCACAGAAGCTCCACCACTAATTAAAGAGAAAAACCTTTTCATTGTAAATGTGAATAAGGATGATCAACTCTTAGTGGAAGATAACTTAATGGAGCTAAAAGATCTAAGAAAAGCAGCTATCGACTTTCTGGATAATGGTGGTGCTCCGGCCGGAAGTCCGGAATACTGTAGTTACTGTAAAGGATCCAGAAGTTCGTCTTCTTCAGATAATCCTGAAAAGGCGGTGATCTCTGTTCAGAATGACAGATTAACGTCCTACGATATGTACATCAGGGTTCAAAATGAACTCGTTGCTGCATATAACTTTTTGAGGGATCGGGAATCTAAAAGACTCTATGGTGAAAATTTCGTATTTACCGAAATTAGTAAGCAGATCAATGAAGGAAGCTACAAAGGAAACGAAGAGGCCGCGAAAGAAAAACTCGAGACCATTCAGAAAATGTATCCTTTAAAACTTTCGGAAGCAGAGCCAAAAACCAAAGGACAATAA
- a CDS encoding MotA/TolQ/ExbB proton channel family protein has translation MKKLFSIMAIAALFFAGTFNANATAVQTMPTNVQTLVTSATVTFIQDDEAASTEEPQGWHQALKQRFIEGGPGFMGIVLLCLILGLAIAIERIIFLNLSTTNTNKLAQSVEDALNSGGVEAAKEVCRNTKGPVASIYYQGLDRADESIEAAEKAVIGYGGVQMGQLEKNVSWISLFIALAPMLGFMGTVIGMILAFDKIEAAGDMNPSLVAGGIKVALLTTVFGLIVAIILQIFYNYIIAKIDSIVNSMEDASITLIDMLVDYKNKK, from the coding sequence ATGAAAAAATTATTTTCTATTATGGCGATTGCCGCGTTATTTTTCGCGGGTACATTCAACGCAAACGCAACAGCTGTTCAAACAATGCCAACGAACGTTCAGACATTGGTGACTTCAGCTACAGTAACATTCATACAAGATGATGAGGCAGCCAGTACTGAGGAGCCTCAGGGATGGCATCAAGCTTTAAAACAACGTTTTATTGAAGGAGGCCCCGGATTCATGGGAATTGTATTGTTGTGTTTAATTCTTGGTCTAGCAATTGCTATCGAGAGAATTATATTCTTAAATCTTTCTACTACCAACACCAATAAATTGGCACAAAGTGTTGAGGACGCCCTCAATAGTGGTGGAGTAGAAGCTGCAAAGGAAGTTTGTAGAAATACAAAAGGTCCAGTTGCATCTATCTATTATCAAGGACTGGATAGAGCCGATGAAAGTATCGAGGCAGCAGAAAAAGCTGTTATCGGTTATGGTGGAGTTCAGATGGGGCAGCTGGAAAAGAATGTTTCCTGGATATCATTGTTTATCGCACTTGCACCAATGCTTGGTTTCATGGGAACAGTAATTGGTATGATCCTGGCATTCGACAAAATTGAAGCTGCCGGGGATATGAACCCTTCTCTTGTTGCCGGGGGTATTAAAGTAGCCCTTCTTACAACTGTATTTGGTTTGATCGTTGCGATCATCCTTCAGATTTTCTACAATTATATTATCGCGAAAATCGATAGTATCGTTAACAGCATGGAAGACGCATCAATTACTTTGATCGACATGTTGGTAGACTACAAAAACAAGAAGTAA
- a CDS encoding asparaginase → MKTKPHILLIYTGGTIGMIMDFETAALRNFNFNELLTYIPELKLLDCSISTKSFRKPIDSSNMNPGYWVKLATIIEDNYEKYDGFVVLHGSDTMSYTASAISFMTENLAKPIIFTGSQLPIGDLRTDAKENLITSIQLAALQEKGNPKIAEVCLYFEYKLYRANRTTKINAQHFQAFASLNYPAIAESGVDLSINYKALLVPNRRKKFRVFKDLAKGIVLIKMFPGMDKETFRHMISFPEMQGLILETYGSGNVTTQTWFISGLKKVIARGVPVINVTQCSGGSVSMGLYETSVELKKLGVISGKDITTEAALAKLMYLLGQGISANSFRTIFETSLRGELS, encoded by the coding sequence ATGAAGACAAAACCTCACATTTTACTGATTTATACAGGTGGTACCATTGGGATGATCATGGATTTTGAAACAGCCGCACTTCGAAATTTTAATTTCAATGAATTGCTCACCTATATCCCCGAACTAAAACTGCTAGATTGTTCGATCTCCACTAAAAGTTTCAGGAAGCCTATTGATAGCTCGAATATGAATCCCGGGTACTGGGTAAAGTTGGCCACTATTATCGAGGATAATTACGAAAAATATGATGGATTTGTAGTGTTACATGGAAGTGATACTATGTCTTACACAGCTTCGGCTATTAGTTTTATGACGGAGAACCTTGCCAAACCGATCATCTTTACCGGCTCTCAATTACCGATAGGAGACCTTAGAACAGACGCCAAGGAGAACCTTATCACTTCAATTCAATTGGCAGCTTTACAGGAAAAAGGAAATCCGAAGATCGCCGAAGTATGTCTTTATTTCGAATATAAATTATACCGGGCTAACCGGACCACCAAGATAAACGCACAGCATTTTCAGGCGTTTGCATCATTAAACTATCCGGCCATTGCCGAAAGTGGAGTGGATCTATCCATCAATTATAAGGCGCTGCTGGTTCCTAACAGACGAAAGAAATTTAGAGTTTTCAAAGATCTGGCAAAAGGGATAGTACTAATTAAGATGTTTCCCGGAATGGACAAGGAAACGTTTAGGCATATGATCTCATTTCCAGAAATGCAGGGACTAATCCTCGAAACCTATGGAAGCGGAAATGTAACTACGCAAACATGGTTTATCTCAGGCCTGAAAAAAGTGATTGCCAGGGGAGTCCCGGTTATTAATGTTACCCAATGTTCTGGTGGTAGCGTTAGTATGGGCTTGTATGAAACTAGTGTGGAACTTAAGAAACTAGGTGTAATTTCCGGCAAGGATATTACAACTGAAGCCGCCCTGGCGAAGTTGATGTATCTATTGGGCCAGGGTATTTCCGCCAATAGCTTCCGAACCATTTTCGAGACTTCGCTTCGCGGGGAATTGAGCTGA
- a CDS encoding TatD family hydrolase, with the protein MLTDTHTHLYSEAFEEDRDAVMLRAAKAGIDRFFIPAIDSGYAEAMFDLERNYPNKVFLMMGLHPTSVKEVSYKQELEFVTKAFEQRKFIAVGEIGIDLYWDTSTLEIQKKAFREQIQLAKKHKLPIVIHCRDAFDEIFEVLETERDDDLYGIFHCFTGSKEQAERAIGFNMKLGIGGVVTFKNGKIDTFLHEIDIKHIVLETDSPYLAPVPFRGKRNESSYLKLVCEKVADIYGISEAKVAQITTENSRHIFGV; encoded by the coding sequence ATGTTAACCGATACTCATACTCATCTTTACAGTGAAGCATTTGAAGAGGACAGGGATGCCGTGATGTTAAGAGCGGCCAAAGCAGGGATAGATCGATTCTTTATCCCGGCCATAGATTCCGGTTATGCGGAAGCGATGTTTGATCTTGAGAGAAATTATCCCAATAAAGTGTTCCTGATGATGGGCCTGCACCCAACCTCTGTGAAAGAAGTGTCTTATAAACAGGAATTAGAATTTGTAACAAAAGCATTTGAGCAACGAAAATTTATTGCTGTAGGAGAGATTGGTATTGATCTGTACTGGGATACTTCCACTTTGGAAATTCAGAAAAAAGCCTTTCGGGAACAAATTCAACTAGCAAAAAAACACAAATTACCCATAGTAATTCATTGCAGAGATGCCTTCGATGAGATCTTCGAGGTTTTGGAAACCGAGCGGGACGATGATCTCTACGGAATTTTCCATTGTTTTACGGGTTCGAAAGAACAGGCGGAGCGAGCTATTGGGTTTAATATGAAATTAGGCATTGGCGGGGTGGTAACTTTTAAAAATGGGAAGATCGACACCTTTCTCCATGAGATCGATATCAAGCATATTGTTTTGGAAACAGATTCCCCTTACCTTGCACCGGTACCTTTTCGAGGTAAACGAAACGAGAGTTCTTATCTAAAATTAGTCTGTGAAAAAGTAGCAGATATCTATGGAATTTCAGAAGCGAAAGTCGCACAAATAACAACCGAAAACTCCAGGCATATATTTGGCGTATAA
- a CDS encoding retropepsin-like aspartic protease has product MTTLRQLLETKGFYRIPLKKLKTGHYKLKARVNGVMGEFILDTGASNSCIGFSSVDRFIMLTEESKVKAAGAGAINMQTQIANDNSFTIGNKTSNRMSFVIFDLSHVNEALLQVEEEAVHGILGADYLKANAAVIDYGRNVLYLK; this is encoded by the coding sequence GTGACGACATTAAGACAGCTCCTGGAGACAAAAGGGTTTTACCGAATCCCATTAAAGAAACTTAAAACCGGACATTATAAATTAAAGGCCAGGGTAAATGGTGTGATGGGTGAATTTATTCTGGATACTGGTGCTTCTAATAGCTGTATAGGATTTTCCAGCGTGGACCGCTTTATCATGCTTACAGAAGAGAGTAAGGTAAAAGCCGCGGGGGCTGGCGCGATCAATATGCAAACCCAGATAGCGAATGACAATAGTTTTACAATAGGGAATAAGACTTCTAATAGGATGTCTTTCGTTATTTTCGACCTGAGTCATGTAAATGAAGCGCTTTTACAAGTGGAAGAAGAGGCCGTACACGGAATTCTGGGCGCCGATTACCTTAAGGCGAACGCCGCGGTTATTGATTATGGTAGGAATGTTCTTTACCTGAAATAG
- a CDS encoding tetratricopeptide repeat-containing sensor histidine kinase — MKAVPKFLFILFILLTTNSWSQDMEYYINLSETTTDRHEKLTALDSVISRAKVTNLDDFIEYSLKYIELAKEMDSVEAAARKMINVHYSLSSVKNEPRQALTIIDGILARKYKITDSYLLGGLYLKRGGSNYKLNLNDAVEDYKMAIASFSEKDSVFIADAYLFSGQAYSNMGKFVPAGESYRKAYNYFEALKDYEYMFYAQQGITTMFSMNGFHEKAMKEREKNIKKIESLELTHHLPTEYYNQALDYEKIGNTIKYLEYLFKAKDAIDNSRENNMEISNEMYVYAELVDYYCESGQLSAAEEYLALINQFHENSQDDLITSSQYLGANAKYHFTRGEYDIALDYAQQKLVKAETLKYEENILSSHKLLSDIYYAKGAFKSALEHEKAYSELKDYIYNKGVANSLAYYQTLYETEKNEKELVEKSSNIQLLEKDNQTFKKLMIFGGVALLLLFGVILLYRNQLYFKNKKILQEKFSQELIVSQEEERMRISKDLHDGLGQRLLVIKNKMIATGDAETKNMIDETIEEVRSISRDLHPFQLQEMGITKALEHTVTQIDENTTLFISSEIDNIDNIFNQEGEVNIYRIVQESLSNVLKHAKAEASKISVKKMANFVVISIKDNGVGFDFSEKLQNVKSLGLKTLMERTRFLNGQMKVESKANNGTTLQFQFPIA, encoded by the coding sequence ATGAAGGCGGTGCCGAAATTCTTATTCATACTTTTTATACTGCTCACCACTAATTCGTGGTCGCAGGATATGGAGTATTATATAAATCTTTCTGAAACTACCACCGACCGACATGAAAAACTTACAGCTCTCGATTCGGTAATTAGCAGGGCAAAGGTCACCAATCTGGACGACTTTATCGAATACAGCCTAAAGTACATCGAACTCGCCAAGGAAATGGACAGTGTTGAGGCTGCAGCCCGAAAAATGATCAATGTACATTACAGTCTTTCTTCGGTTAAAAATGAACCTAGACAAGCTCTTACCATTATAGACGGGATTCTGGCCCGGAAATATAAGATAACAGACAGTTATCTGCTGGGTGGTTTATATCTGAAACGCGGTGGTTCTAACTACAAGCTCAATCTCAACGACGCGGTTGAGGATTACAAAATGGCTATCGCCAGTTTTTCTGAAAAAGACTCCGTTTTTATCGCCGATGCCTATTTGTTCAGCGGACAAGCGTATTCCAATATGGGTAAATTTGTTCCGGCAGGAGAAAGTTATCGGAAAGCCTATAACTATTTCGAGGCCTTGAAGGATTATGAATATATGTTCTATGCACAACAAGGGATCACTACCATGTTTAGCATGAACGGATTTCATGAAAAGGCGATGAAGGAGCGGGAGAAGAACATTAAAAAGATCGAATCTCTGGAACTCACTCATCATCTCCCCACCGAGTATTATAACCAGGCCCTGGATTACGAAAAGATAGGGAATACGATAAAATATCTGGAATACCTGTTTAAGGCAAAGGACGCCATAGATAATTCCCGCGAGAACAATATGGAGATCTCGAACGAAATGTATGTCTATGCCGAACTGGTAGATTACTACTGTGAAAGCGGTCAGCTCTCGGCAGCCGAAGAATATCTTGCTCTTATCAATCAGTTTCACGAAAATTCGCAGGACGACCTTATCACCTCCTCCCAATATCTGGGTGCAAATGCAAAGTATCACTTTACACGTGGTGAATACGATATAGCCCTCGATTACGCCCAACAGAAATTAGTAAAGGCCGAAACACTCAAATACGAGGAAAACATATTGTCTTCACATAAGTTACTTTCAGATATCTACTATGCCAAGGGAGCATTTAAAAGCGCTCTGGAACATGAAAAGGCATATTCAGAATTGAAAGATTATATATACAATAAAGGAGTTGCAAATTCGCTCGCGTATTACCAGACCTTATACGAAACCGAGAAGAACGAAAAGGAACTGGTAGAAAAGAGTTCGAATATACAGTTATTGGAGAAGGACAACCAGACATTCAAGAAGCTGATGATCTTTGGTGGGGTAGCTTTGTTGTTACTCTTTGGTGTTATTCTATTGTACAGGAATCAGCTTTATTTCAAGAATAAGAAAATATTACAGGAGAAGTTTAGCCAGGAATTGATCGTTTCTCAGGAGGAAGAACGTATGCGTATTTCTAAAGACCTTCATGACGGCCTGGGGCAGCGATTACTGGTAATAAAAAATAAGATGATCGCTACCGGAGATGCCGAAACCAAAAATATGATAGACGAAACTATCGAAGAGGTTAGATCCATTTCCCGGGACCTTCACCCTTTCCAGTTGCAGGAAATGGGAATAACCAAAGCACTGGAACATACGGTAACCCAGATCGATGAAAATACTACTCTTTTCATTTCGTCCGAGATCGATAATATCGATAATATCTTCAATCAGGAGGGAGAGGTAAATATTTACAGAATAGTTCAGGAAAGTCTTAGCAATGTATTAAAACATGCAAAAGCGGAAGCTAGTAAGATTTCGGTTAAAAAAATGGCTAACTTTGTTGTAATATCAATTAAGGACAATGGAGTGGGTTTTGATTTCTCTGAAAAGCTTCAGAACGTAAAGTCTTTAGGACTGAAAACACTCATGGAACGCACCCGTTTCTTAAATGGACAGATGAAGGTAGAGTCTAAAGCCAATAATGGTACCACCCTTCAATTTCAATTCCCGATCGCGTGA
- a CDS encoding response regulator, protein MNKNKSIITADDHPLLLKGLNDFLLEKGYNIVGCGENGREAYNLITKLKPDIAILDIQMPFMSGLEIAKKCKTNGIDTKIVLITIHKEKELYNKAQELNIFGYILKEFAIEEIENCIGMVSEGEPYFSQKIKDMLNSNSAEDEALNVLTPSEKKILKLIARDKTNKEIASLLFISYRTVEKHRSNIINKLKLEPKTNSLLSWAKEHHNKLQ, encoded by the coding sequence GTGAACAAAAACAAATCCATCATAACAGCAGACGACCATCCGCTGCTTCTAAAAGGACTTAACGATTTTCTTTTGGAGAAAGGCTATAATATCGTGGGTTGTGGCGAAAACGGCAGAGAGGCCTATAATCTCATTACCAAATTGAAACCGGATATTGCTATTCTGGATATTCAGATGCCTTTTATGTCCGGGCTGGAGATTGCCAAGAAGTGTAAAACCAATGGCATTGATACCAAAATAGTACTTATTACCATTCACAAAGAAAAGGAGCTTTACAACAAGGCCCAGGAATTGAATATCTTCGGATATATTCTGAAGGAATTCGCCATAGAGGAAATAGAGAATTGTATCGGGATGGTTTCTGAAGGCGAGCCGTACTTCAGTCAGAAGATCAAAGACATGCTCAATTCGAATAGCGCAGAAGATGAGGCTTTGAATGTTTTAACCCCTTCCGAAAAGAAGATCCTGAAATTGATCGCCCGAGATAAGACCAATAAAGAGATCGCTTCCTTACTCTTTATCTCATACCGAACTGTAGAGAAACATCGGTCCAATATTATCAACAAATTAAAGCTGGAACCAAAGACTAACAGCCTGCTTAGCTGGGCTAAAGAACATCACAATAAACTTCAATAA
- the odhB gene encoding 2-oxoglutarate dehydrogenase complex dihydrolipoyllysine-residue succinyltransferase, whose amino-acid sequence MPLEMKVPSPGESITEVEIAQWLVEDGDYVEKDQAIAEVDSDKATLELPAEASGIITLKAEEGDAVAVGDVVCIIDTDAPRPDGESKPETYENPGDEKGEGNAGPDLDKERATSEKTNEKAAPATKKTYASGTASPAAKKILDEKGIDSGSVTGSGRDGRITKEDAMNAVPSMGTPGHGKRGSERKKLSMLRRKVAERLVAAKNETAMLTTFNEVDMGPIFELRKKYKETFKEKHGVGLGFMSFFTLAVVRALDLYPDVNSMIDGDYKITYDYKDISIAVSGPKGLMVPVIRNAENLTFRGVEAEVKRLALRARDGEITVDEMTGGTFTISNGGVFGSMLSTPIINPPQSGILGMHNIVERPVVKNGEIVIAPVMFVALSYDHRIIDGRESVGFLVAVKEALENPEELLMNNDVKKALEL is encoded by the coding sequence ATGCCATTAGAAATGAAAGTCCCCTCTCCGGGAGAGTCCATAACCGAAGTAGAAATAGCACAGTGGTTGGTAGAAGACGGAGACTACGTGGAAAAAGACCAGGCGATAGCCGAAGTGGATAGCGATAAAGCAACCTTAGAACTTCCTGCCGAAGCGAGTGGTATTATCACACTCAAGGCTGAAGAAGGTGATGCCGTAGCTGTTGGTGATGTTGTGTGTATAATAGACACCGATGCTCCAAGACCCGATGGTGAATCAAAACCTGAGACTTACGAAAATCCTGGCGATGAAAAAGGTGAAGGCAATGCCGGCCCCGATCTAGATAAAGAGCGGGCCACGAGCGAAAAAACAAACGAAAAGGCGGCGCCGGCCACAAAGAAAACCTATGCTTCGGGAACAGCTTCTCCCGCCGCGAAGAAGATCCTGGATGAGAAAGGAATCGATTCCGGGTCGGTGACGGGAAGTGGCCGCGATGGAAGGATCACCAAGGAAGATGCAATGAATGCCGTTCCATCTATGGGAACACCGGGGCACGGAAAACGTGGATCTGAACGAAAGAAATTATCGATGCTAAGGCGTAAAGTTGCCGAACGCCTCGTTGCTGCGAAAAATGAAACTGCTATGCTCACCACTTTCAACGAGGTGGATATGGGTCCTATTTTCGAATTGCGTAAAAAATACAAGGAAACATTTAAAGAAAAACATGGTGTAGGGCTCGGGTTTATGTCATTCTTCACCCTTGCTGTGGTAAGGGCGCTGGATCTGTATCCGGACGTGAATTCCATGATCGATGGCGATTATAAGATCACTTACGATTACAAGGATATTTCAATAGCTGTGTCTGGCCCTAAAGGTCTAATGGTGCCGGTTATTAGGAATGCAGAGAACCTCACCTTCCGAGGGGTGGAAGCCGAAGTGAAAAGGCTGGCTTTAAGAGCCAGAGATGGTGAAATTACTGTGGACGAGATGACAGGAGGCACCTTCACTATTTCAAATGGAGGGGTGTTTGGAAGTATGTTATCCACACCTATTATCAATCCGCCGCAATCCGGCATCCTTGGAATGCACAATATTGTAGAGCGGCCTGTAGTGAAAAACGGGGAGATCGTAATAGCACCTGTAATGTTTGTAGCGCTTAGCTACGACCACCGCATTATAGACGGGCGGGAATCTGTAGGATTTCTGGTAGCTGTAAAGGAAGCTTTGGAAAACCCCGAAGAATTGTTGATGAACAACGACGTGAAAAAGGCATTGGAACTTTAA